The following coding sequences lie in one Gemmatimonadota bacterium genomic window:
- a CDS encoding TIM barrel protein: protein MEPRPMATSRRTFLAASAATIAGISHANAIHAAPSAPRVGRLKQSVTRWTYGGMPYDEFCQMLVKLGFGGVDLVNPADWATVKKHGLKISTSNSTTRGDFISRGLNDRANHALILGELETVLPAAAKEGIPNVIAMFGNAGSISREDGIAACAEGLAKIAPLAEKVGVTVILEMLNSRVDHRGFQGDTSAYGIAVAEKVNSPRVRLLYDIYHMQISEGDIIRSIRTNGKYFAHYHTAGNPGRNEIGDTQELNYRTIAQAIADTGFQGWLAHEFSPRGDKEVALTEARDRCTV from the coding sequence ATGGAGCCCCGCCCGATGGCCACTTCCCGCCGCACCTTCCTTGCCGCTTCGGCGGCCACGATCGCCGGCATCTCGCACGCCAATGCCATCCACGCCGCACCGTCGGCGCCGCGGGTGGGCCGCCTGAAACAGTCGGTCACCCGGTGGACGTATGGCGGGATGCCCTACGATGAGTTCTGCCAGATGCTGGTGAAGCTCGGCTTCGGCGGGGTCGATCTCGTGAACCCGGCGGATTGGGCGACGGTCAAGAAGCATGGGCTCAAGATCTCGACCTCGAACTCCACCACCCGCGGCGACTTCATCAGTCGTGGGTTGAATGACCGGGCCAATCATGCGCTGATCCTCGGCGAGCTGGAGACGGTGCTGCCGGCCGCGGCGAAGGAGGGGATCCCGAACGTGATCGCGATGTTCGGCAACGCCGGCAGCATCAGCCGCGAGGACGGGATCGCGGCGTGCGCGGAGGGGCTGGCGAAGATCGCGCCGCTGGCGGAGAAGGTCGGGGTGACGGTGATCCTCGAGATGCTCAATTCGCGGGTCGATCACCGCGGCTTCCAGGGCGACACCTCGGCGTACGGGATTGCCGTCGCCGAGAAGGTCAACTCGCCACGCGTGCGACTGCTGTACGACATTTACCACATGCAGATCAGCGAGGGCGACATCATCCGCTCGATCCGCACCAACGGGAAGTACTTCGCGCACTACCACACGGCGGGGAACCCGGGGCGGAACGAGATCGGCGACACGCAGGAGCTCAACTACCGCACCATTGCACAGGCGATCGCGGACACGGGCTTCCAGGGGTGGCTGGCGCACGAGTTCTCGCCGCGCGGCGACAAGGAAGTGGCGCTAACGGAGGCGCGGGACCGGTGTACGGTGTAG
- a CDS encoding sugar phosphate isomerase/epimerase: MERRDFLAAAAAIPAFRLLPATNKLGDIGLATITVAKGMTEQPAKTLDAVAEIGYTEIGLSQLYGSTAPQIEEMLKQSGLHCPVLHLPWADLSDANFPAALERCHVLGARYLFCPSLPAPKWTTRAGITELAEVFNRQGAKARDEGVILGFHNHAAEFALVDGVPGLARFLDETDRELMQLELDCYWVTKAGQDPVAWLLRNPGRVPALHIKDMAMGGGFADVGAGTIDYRRIFRERKRAGVKHFLVEHDQPADELATARASYGYLRALRWS; the protein is encoded by the coding sequence ATGGAACGGCGCGACTTCCTCGCGGCCGCCGCGGCGATTCCGGCGTTCCGCCTCCTGCCCGCGACGAACAAGCTCGGCGACATCGGCCTCGCGACGATCACCGTCGCCAAGGGGATGACGGAGCAGCCGGCGAAGACGCTCGATGCCGTCGCCGAAATTGGCTATACCGAGATCGGGCTGAGCCAGCTGTATGGCAGCACGGCGCCGCAGATCGAGGAGATGCTCAAGCAGTCGGGGCTCCACTGTCCGGTGCTGCACCTGCCGTGGGCCGACCTGAGTGACGCCAATTTCCCGGCGGCGCTCGAACGCTGCCACGTTCTTGGCGCGCGCTATCTCTTCTGCCCGTCACTGCCTGCGCCCAAGTGGACGACGCGGGCCGGGATCACGGAGCTGGCCGAGGTCTTCAATCGGCAGGGTGCCAAGGCGCGGGATGAAGGCGTCATCCTCGGCTTCCACAATCATGCCGCCGAGTTCGCGCTGGTCGATGGCGTGCCGGGCCTTGCGCGCTTCCTCGACGAGACCGACCGCGAGCTGATGCAGCTCGAGCTCGATTGTTATTGGGTCACCAAGGCGGGGCAGGATCCGGTGGCGTGGCTGCTCCGCAACCCGGGGCGCGTGCCGGCGCTTCACATCAAGGACATGGCGATGGGTGGCGGCTTTGCGGATGTTGGCGCGGGCACGATCGATTACCGCCGGATCTTCCGCGAGCGGAAGCGTGCCGGGGTGAAGCACTTTCTGGTCGAGCATGATCAGCCCGCGGATGAATTGGCGACGGCGCGGGCGTCGTATGGATATTTGCGCGCGTTGCGATGGTCGTAG
- a CDS encoding GMC family oxidoreductase: protein MSGGWAAKELAERGLRTLVLEAGRMITPERDYLMDTPAYEFPYRGLGDPKGTAEKFKIQRRSVGFSEATKQFFVDDRELPYNTAPGTDFSWLRSRMLGGRSILWGRMTFRMSDLDFTANLRDGVGIDWPLRHADLAPWYEYVERFVGVSGEALGLDYLPDSHFLPPMQLTCAEEQVKAGLTKAYGGRRIMTIGRTAVLTQPIHGRAACHYCNSCERGCSTFSYFNSVHATLPAAMKTGRCTIRPFSIVHSLAYDDRTGKATGVRIIDANTHEAIELKAKVIFLCASTLESARILLNSATAGQPTGLGNASDQLGRNLMDHIKGAGASGRVEGLDDKTSFGRRPTGVYIPRFRNLDARSHQTDFIRGYGYQGGAGGRGPLWSSAAGTPGFGADFKRGLKHAIGGWGFSMSGFAECLPNPENRMQIDPTLKDAWGIPTLKISAKWGENELRLHKDMAEQAGEMLEAAGVKNVSINRGTPPPMGQTNHEMGAARMGRSPKTSVLNAWNQVWDAKNVFVTDGAAMVSSSCVNPSLTYMALTARAAAYAVSRLKRNEL from the coding sequence ATGTCCGGCGGCTGGGCGGCGAAGGAGCTCGCCGAGCGCGGCCTCCGCACCCTGGTGCTGGAGGCCGGCCGGATGATCACGCCTGAGCGCGATTACCTGATGGACACGCCGGCATATGAGTTCCCGTACCGTGGTCTCGGCGATCCAAAGGGGACCGCCGAGAAGTTCAAGATCCAGCGGAGGTCGGTCGGCTTCTCCGAGGCGACGAAGCAGTTCTTCGTCGACGATCGCGAGCTGCCGTACAACACCGCGCCCGGCACCGACTTCTCGTGGCTCCGCTCGCGCATGCTCGGTGGTCGGTCGATCCTCTGGGGCCGGATGACGTTTCGGATGAGCGACCTCGACTTCACCGCGAATCTGCGCGACGGCGTCGGCATCGACTGGCCGCTCCGTCACGCCGACCTCGCGCCGTGGTACGAGTACGTGGAACGGTTCGTCGGCGTGTCGGGTGAGGCACTCGGGTTGGACTACCTCCCCGATTCGCATTTCCTCCCGCCGATGCAGCTGACGTGCGCCGAGGAACAGGTCAAGGCAGGACTGACGAAGGCGTATGGCGGCCGCCGCATCATGACGATCGGCCGCACCGCGGTGCTCACGCAACCGATCCATGGACGCGCGGCCTGCCACTACTGCAACAGCTGCGAACGCGGCTGCTCGACCTTCTCGTACTTCAACTCGGTGCACGCCACGCTGCCCGCGGCGATGAAGACGGGGCGCTGCACCATTCGCCCCTTCTCTATTGTGCACTCGCTGGCGTACGACGACCGGACCGGGAAGGCGACCGGTGTCCGGATCATCGACGCCAACACGCACGAGGCGATCGAGTTGAAGGCGAAGGTGATCTTCCTCTGCGCCTCGACGCTGGAGTCGGCGCGGATCCTCCTCAACAGTGCCACCGCAGGGCAGCCGACCGGCCTCGGCAACGCGTCGGACCAGCTCGGCCGCAACCTGATGGACCACATCAAGGGCGCTGGTGCGTCGGGGCGCGTCGAGGGGCTCGACGACAAGACCTCCTTCGGTCGGCGCCCGACCGGTGTCTACATCCCGCGCTTCCGGAATCTCGACGCGCGCAGCCACCAGACCGATTTCATTCGCGGCTACGGCTATCAGGGCGGAGCGGGTGGGCGCGGTCCGCTCTGGTCATCGGCGGCCGGGACGCCGGGCTTCGGCGCCGACTTCAAGCGCGGCCTCAAGCACGCCATCGGTGGCTGGGGCTTCTCCATGAGCGGCTTCGCGGAGTGCCTCCCGAACCCCGAGAATCGGATGCAGATCGATCCGACACTCAAGGACGCCTGGGGCATCCCGACGCTGAAGATCTCGGCGAAGTGGGGCGAGAACGAGCTCCGGCTGCACAAGGACATGGCGGAGCAGGCAGGCGAGATGCTCGAGGCCGCCGGCGTGAAGAACGTCAGCATCAACCGCGGCACGCCGCCGCCGATGGGGCAGACCAACCACGAGATGGGTGCCGCGCGGATGGGCCGGTCGCCGAAGACGTCGGTGCTCAACGCCTGGAACCAGGTGTGGGACGCCAAGAATGTCTTCGTGACCGACGGCGCCGCGATGGTCTCCTCCAGCTGCGTGAACCCGTCGCTCACCTACATGGCGCTGACGGCGCGTGCGGCGGCGTACGCCGTGAGCCGCCTGAAGCGGAACGAGTTGTAG